TCCACACATAAAAACCTCAAACCAAACCGTTCAAATCAATAATCGCAATCAGACGcgctatttttttttctcgtatACTTTGCTTCCGATGGTCCACCAAGTCGTCCTCCCTCCGAAGCCGGTGCAAAACCGCCGGAGGCGTGGCGTTGGCGAGGTGGCCGGGGGAGGCGCGGCTGAGTGCGCCGCCGTGTGTTGCTGCTTCCCGTGCGTGGTCGTCCACATCGCCGTGCTGGCCGTCTACAAGGTCCCCAAGAAGCTTGTCCTTAAAGCCGCGCGCAAGAGACGACATGGTTTGCTGAGGAACAACAAGAACAACGATGATAACAACAGCAGCAGCATCAACCCCCTTGTCGTAAACAAGGGCAATGATATCGTGGTGTTGCACCCGCACAGGGCTAGCAGTGTCGATTTGTGGAGCTACGGCGTGGAAGACACGCGCTTGGAGGAGTTTATTAGGCAATTACCGGAGAACGAGATGGACGAGGATGAAGAGGGGTTCGAGAAGGAGATGTGGGCCCGGTTCGCCGGAACCGGGTTCTGGCGGAGCGAGTCTCAGCGCCAACCGTAACTCTGAACCGGACCGGTCCAGCCTTTGCACATATAAGTTAAGAAGATTACCATAACGCCTATAGAAGAGGGTGTCCAAACGATGTCGTGACGAGGTCATGTGACACGTGTTGTGTGGTTTACGAATTCGGCGAAGCTATGTTCGTGTGAGTAGGGACAAGCGAGACGGCGACGTGTCGATGGTTACGGCTATGTTCAACGTGTGcttggattttattttattttcgttcTCTCGGATAATTTTAATTAGGACAATTATCGATTTTTTTGGAAAAAGATGTACATTTTTTTGGTAAAATTGATAGAACCAGAtcacaaataatattttgaatttgccTTGAACTGATATTGATATGAGGAAGGTTCCTTTGTACattagtttaaattttctttgtacataaatataagaaattaataaCCTTTTGTTTTACATTCGCTTCATGTTCTTCTTTCCGATAATTGTTTGAGTTTTTGTTAAGGTGGGATTAAGGGCACTAATCTATTTTACTTATCTTAATTTTGGTTGAAAACGTGAACATGTGGTTGACTCCAACACCCTAGTAGTAGCTTATTAatgaacagaagaaaaaaatgatatctATTAACGTCACTTGAGTACGACTTAACGAACGGAATAACACACATATTTAAGTGAACGTAGTTTTTGTTGACCCTGTTGGAAGTTTGGAGGCTAAATGAGAGCGATGTTTTAGactttattgaaaaaattgggattaaaatttatgatagttGAAATTGACTATTAGTTGCAAAAAGTACACTTTAATAATGTAAAtcaatttgtaatttttcttagatttttaattttttcacgAAACTAACATTGATACACAAAGAGAGATGTAATGAGAATGtgattttaatatcttttttttctaaatttctcttttcaatttattttttgtctttttttttcttattttacacttttttatgatttattttgaaataattttctGACTACAGAcataattataatcattatataaatcaatcaagttgagttttattttatctttatttaattttattataatttttttatcaatattaataaatctttatattttattaaaccaCATTTCAACTCAtcataatatttcaaattaatcacacaataaaattaatttgtcaattatttcaaatgagtcacataattaataaaattaaattattaattaattctaacATTCTCTCACTTGATTCATGatgtcataatatttttttatttaatacataaacATAATGTACATTAAGGATTTACATAAATTGGTTCCATCATTGTTCCTGATTAAAGATATAAAGTTATGGTGATTGCATATTATTTAGTCGACATGTTTCCTCTCGTGTACTATTGTCATCCCTTTCTACTTAATGTGACTTTATAATGAAAAGTTCATAATAGATTCAAATATAATgtcattttaataacaataacataatttgttttcttcatcTTAATTTGCATGCATAAACATAAGgaagaaaacataaatttcaaaaacttAGACATGAAAGAACTTAAAATGTCACATAAGCATTAATAACATTCAACATTCACTAATAGATATAATATTCATATTCTTTACATGGCTAGCAAACAATTAAGGCAGTAACCATTTTGTCAAAGGGTCAACAATCATAAGATCGATGCTAATATGTTATATTGACACTCTATTATGAACTTCTTTTTTAACGACAAAGTCTTTCAATTTCATATGCTTAACACTTTTGAAATACTTGTCGTTCTTAGAAAAGAATACTGTTACagaattatcacaataaattcTTACCGGTTTGACAATATGTTGACTACTCTGAGTCCTGAAATAATGCTCTACAACTAATTAGCCTAAATCGTGGCCTCAAAGCATGCAACAATGACGGACTGCTTCGCTCTTTTTCATTAAATTGCTCCTCTGACTAAAACATACGCATAACCAAATGTAGACTTTCTTGTATCCATACAACCAACAAGGTCTTAATCTATATAATCAATCACCTTAAGGTGATCAGATTTCTTATAAGTAAGCATGTGATTTTTTGTTCCTTATAGATGACTTAAAactttctttgtatttttcCAATGATCCAGACCTAAATTACTCTAGCATCTACCAAGCATGCCAACAGTAAAGTTAATAAGCCTTGTACATGTTtaagcatacatcaaactcccaacAATAGACGCGTAAAGGATATCTTCCATTTGACGCAACTCAAGATCATAATGAGCTACTAATGTCATGATAATTCTAAAGGAATATTTCTTAGAAACAGGCAAAAGGTTTCCTTATAGTCAATgtcatctttttttattaaaacctTTGACAACAAGTTAGACCTTATAATGTTGGATATTGCCATGAGAGTCACGTTTAgtcttaaagacccatttacacCCAACTCGTGTGGTTGCTCTACTATTGGCTTGTAGTCTTAATTGTTGTGTGGTTCTACAACGTGAAGAGCAACAACTCTTGTAGAAGAGGTACTAGTTATAGGAACATGTACTCTAACTCTCTTACTCTTTACATTTTGTGAATTTTCACTCCCACTAGTTTCATCATTCTCAATGAACTAACATTTCCATTTTCAACGAATCTTGTATATGGGTAAGAGAGTAAAACATATGCccttttgatttattttttggaTAACTAATGAAATATTcactaattgttcttttatcaAGTTTCTTTTGGATAACTAATGAACCAACATATTGTGCAAGTCATCCACATTCCACTTGTCTTTCATGGTGTTATAATTCATTTGAACCAAGCCATACTCAGACAATAACGAGTTCAAAACGAACTACACGAGACAACTTTCATCTACAGTCATTCCTAGGGACTTGAGTCTTGTTGCAATATTTGTCATCTCGATCACGTGCTCGTGCATAATATGCGAACAATCAAACTTCATGGTGGTCAAGGTACTCATTAATGTCCCAATAAGGGATTTGTCTTCCACAAAATTCATAAACTCTTTTGCATGTCAATTTTCGAAAGAGCAGACTTAATGTTGCTTGCTATGCTCAATCACATAAACAATAGTCTAAGTTTGTTAGACCTTTTCCAacctttataataaaatttcttttcatGGCTACTAGCATCAATGATAGCAATCgaattttcaacttaaaaagCTAAATCAAGATTTATTACACCTAAGTGATATTGGACTTATTCATTCTAATAACAAAAATTCAATCCATTAAAAATTAGAGCAAATGTAGCGAGCAAATGtaaaaatacaataacaaaGACTTGCAATTAACATATGTCTAACATTAATGTTTTGAAAACTAAACACAAATATAGACATAAATAATCATTCTATGCATATTAATGTTTTCCTTTAGAAGATTcattaatacaaatataatgatattaatcatattataatattaatgataattaaacTATACCTAAACTAAAATTACTTACTACTttggataaataaataaaactagtaATGTATACAAAATTATCTAGATCATgttcattaattataaaaacaattaattaaccTTTAACGATCCTTAAACatcttataataataaacttaaattaatccataaattaattagtcataatttaatattttgaaataaaaacattaataatttaaaattaaataacttaaaaaaaattggccTCTGATAACTAACAAAATTCATACttgatttcaaataaataaatacatttaattgttattaatcattcatagtatttttcattaattttaatttaacaataacaaaatatatccattactacaaattaaaaatacattactcatataataaaatatcaacattaATTTTATCGATGACGTAAACCAATAAGAACGCTACACATGAATCTAACTTTCTAAGCATTTGCACTATCGGGAGGAAAACTTTAATGGCATATaacgataaaaataaataaacaaataaacaaataacataATCGCAATGCATAAAATCTTTAGAATAACCCAATTCAATTAATATCATGATTCATTGGGATAGGTTTTCCAGCGTTAACATTACAAGGGAAAGCATCACGTCACACAAGAAAACatcaattcaatttaattcaagACATGCTCATTATCGTTACAcatgtaaattaattttgttttcttaaactATTAATTCTTTCTAAAAAAATCTATTACATATAATTCTCATATATTAACATccataaattataatagaatattaacCTTTATCCACAAGAGAGTATGTCTTCAATATTTTTTCcatctatctttttatcttttttttctccaaCAAAACAATATGACAAAAAGACAAAATCCTAATTTCTACTGTAAACTAACTTTTAtaaagtgttttattttatttttttatttttattttattatattataactttttataataattaatagatttttatattttattaaatcttcGCTTAAATCCatcctaatattttaaatgaatcaaataataaaattaatttgtcaattaattctaacattttattttatttattcaaaaatttatttttcatgtaaaataaatgtaatgttagaatataataatgttatattttcaattaattagaATTTAACTTTTACATTATGTTTAGCAAATAAAGTAAAACTTAAATGAAATGCTCCAAATTTGAACTGTTTTAATTtcatacaacttttttttaaaatatttagcaaaacaaaaattaaatatcaaacattaaaaaaattctaaaactttacccttttttttaatttcttttcaaaaaccATATTTCAGTAcgtataacattttaaattctGTAAAGAGTGAATTCATAGATGagatatttgttaaaataaatggCAACAACTTGTCATTTGAGATTACGATGTCCAGTCTTTGGTACGTTGTACTTGGTTGTATACATGGACCATGATTCGAAATGGTCCCCAGAACCCATTCTATGCGAAATAGTAATGCCATACttcaaatatttcatcaaatacaggctaagtatttttttaggttttctttAAACAGaaaatacttattatatttcttaattttaaaataacttatttttcattatcttctaatagcattttatttttatatttaaagaaactccttaataataaaactataataaatattatgacATATATacgttttctctctctcacacacagaGACACATATATATAAGGAGTATGGAAGTCCAAAAATATTAGGTTAAACTAATTTACGTGATTGTGATTAAGAGTAATAAAAAAGTTGGTCTCGTGTTTCGTTTATTTTAGTCgaaatcaaaatcatttttattttcagtagacttgtatttaaaattttaaaattataaaaataagaatattatttattttaagaaatgaatattagaaatttttttttactaatttaatcaaataaaaataatgttattaaaatcttgtattctaatattttacaaaagaacaaaattataaaacaatttttttatgaagatCACAGTTGGTCTACAAATCCACAAGTCATGTGTATAAGATATATATTACATGAGCTTTTTGTAGACTCTTGAACTCAAAATTTGAGCATTTCAGAAATGAACACTCtctcttaattaatttaaagtagGATCATCCTCTACAAaccaatttcattttattatggCGTTAATGAAAGGAAATTAGAGTTTCTTATGatctctttcatattttttattttgtcaatCTTTCGTTGGAAATTGATGGAACAATCTTACACGAGAGGTTAAATTTCTCCGACAGATGACAAAACGATTGGCCAACAAGGTCAAATACCAAGTCAAAAGGAGTTGGGTGAGAAGGAAATCATATGGTTGTAATCAAATTTTTTGCAACAAGGTTGGATTCGAATGTGCTAAATTCGAACATGGATGAACTATGGGAGTAAAAGCACATATTAGTGTTGGGTATAATGGTGCATGTGTTATAGGATTACAGTAAGAGAATGGGGAATAAATTTGGGAGTTAGATGAATTTATAAAGGGTGTTTGAGAATACTAGTAGTagtagaagaaaaatatataatagagaAAATGGCTTGAATATGTATTGACGATGTTTTTGTATGTGATGACATTTTATGTTCATGTGTAACATGATTGTGCTTAGTTTTGTGAATGATGGAATCAAATTGAGAGTTAAATGCAATTGGAAAGTAATCTCATCTATGACATCAATATTAGGATCAAtctaaaatatgatataattgATTGTAGAATATGGAAGTccattatttatcatatttgtaGAAGGGCATAGATAGAATTGTTTGGACTTTTATTTTAGATAGGAGATGAGTTCTTAAGATGTTAGAATAAGGATTGTCATAAAAACCTTAGTTTGAGGAACATAAAGAGACCTAAAGAGTTGAACATGCAGTCGCACAATTTCTATTTATGACATTGGTTGGAAGGTTTCCTTACTTGAACAAGCAAGAGATTTGTTTGTGGAGAAAACAAGAAAGGATTTAACACTCGGGCCTTAGGTTAAAacatcttaatttaatttagtgaaTGGTGTATATACTTGTTCAACTCTTCCTTTTTCATAATTATTGTTGTTAATGTGTATGTTCATTTTAGTTGTTTAATTAtgtttctatttcaaatgtATCTATACTTTCATTAAAGTTGTtatctatatataattagaattgGAGTCAAAATGAGGACATACAACTATTATAGTTTATACATCGGacaaaaaattgattatatatatatatatatatatatatatatatatatatatatatatatatatatatatatatatatatatatatatatatatatatatatatatatatatatatatatatatatattacacaaaagatattttataaatataaatttttaattgaataaaatgattttggtatttttttctCAAGTCATAATCCATTGTCATAcatttttactataaaaaatcTTCTTTCATTACAACTGCAGTCTTAACGTATATGATCTATACTTGATGCTTAGAATGTTATCGTTGGCTCTGTAATCACTGGTAAAGTTATGTTGAGTTGgtttgattatgtgatacatgGAAGGAATCTTGTCGTTCATGACTTTTGTCCGCCATGATCCgatcatttcaattcatataaggatgatgacctgataattctaatgaatgATGCGTACttaaagtttagttttagaTATTCAAGTCATCACATAaaccaagtgggagaatgttcactagtgcaaaatacaCTTTTTATAGCGATATTTTATACCTGTTGAAATCCACCAGGTATAAAAAGTGACATAATGGCAATATCgtaaataatataagattttttatacTGGTTACACATAAAACATGTATTAAAAATAGTACGGTGACAAAACTGTAATAAATGACAAAAACTTTTACACCGGTTAGAATCAAAACAggtataaaaagatatttttctatACCTATTAAACTTATAACCGGTGGAAAAATAAAGCGGTggaaaaaatgtaatattaaatGCTAAAACCCTAACAGATatgttttcctcttttccattcaCAACCAAACCCCAACACCCATCGCTCTTTCCCTTCCTCTGGCCTCCGCCACCACCGTGCCATTTACGCGGGTTGCCAACCTGCTTCAATTGTCGTAGGTCTTTCCAACCTCGATAACCGCCTCCTCACCGCCCGTCCCAGCCCCAAGGTCTCCGATCTAGGCTTTGTCGACAAGGTCTTCAAAGTTGACCCCACAGTCCTCTACTCCCTCATCGACACCAACCACATCTCGGTTGTCACCTCCGTCGCCGTTGACATTGAGGATTCCAAATAGCCCTACAACATTAACGCCGACACTGTCACTAGAGAACTGGCTGCAGCGCTTGGCGCGAGAAGCTAGTTTTGCTGACAGACGTTATGGGATTTGGAGGATCGGAACGGTTCCAACAACTTGGTGAAGAAGATTGACATAAATTTTACCTTTCATAACATTATGGATTATATTACTTgcatttatttatgtttctaatttttaatgttctttTCTGTTTATGTTGTTTCATGAAGATATGATCTGTCTAATATTTTTGTGCGTCTCTTGATAGTCTGTGGACATGATTATGCTTCTTggaataattgaattaatttaatcagACAATTAAAGTATTGCTTGTGAGTAACACCATGCTTTGCAGGCTGGA
The Vigna angularis cultivar LongXiaoDou No.4 chromosome 5, ASM1680809v1, whole genome shotgun sequence genome window above contains:
- the LOC108340006 gene encoding uncharacterized protein LOC108340006, with product MVHQVVLPPKPVQNRRRRGVGEVAGGGAAECAAVCCCFPCVVVHIAVLAVYKVPKKLVLKAARKRRHGLLRNNKNNDDNNSSSINPLVVNKGNDIVVLHPHRASSVDLWSYGVEDTRLEEFIRQLPENEMDEDEEGFEKEMWARFAGTGFWRSESQRQP